GACCTTGACCGTCACGTTCGGGACAGGACGGCCCGCCGAATCAACGATAAAACCCATTATCTGGCCGTCCTCGGAGGCAAAACCCACACCTACACTGGACAAAGATAGCATCAACGCTACGACACAACAGGATATAAACCTATAAGACAAATAAACTCCTCCTATCTTAGGGCTTCCGCCTTGATCGACGAGAGCCTTTATATCTCCGAACTTATTTACAGAGTACCATAAAATTATCCCACAACCGATCCTGTACCGTCTACGTATCTTAGGACCACCGCACTTATAAGGGCCAATCTAGAGATGATCCTTTCCGCCATCCCACCAGTCTTAAAAAGCTGATAGACCAACCTGTGTCTTCTCCAGGGTATCAGCACCGGAATAGGTCCGAAAAAACCGTCCTCCAGGATATGTAGCAGGCAGCCGACGACGAGCCAGAAGAAGACGAACCCCAGGGCTAACTCGACGGTGGGAACGTCCAGTGACAGATAT
The uncultured Dethiosulfovibrio sp. genome window above contains:
- a CDS encoding metal-dependent hydrolase is translated as MGVSHAIMSFALVYGATGKAVPAALASAGALFPDRIERVVYGKKWMKHHRKWSHWFVPYLGLAWWLSRYMEGIPLSSILKKLDGTLYLSLDVPTVELALGFVFFWLVVGCLLHILEDGFFGPIPVLIPWRRHRLVYQLFKTGGMAERIISRLALISAVVLRYVDGTGSVVG